A genomic region of Criblamydia sequanensis CRIB-18 contains the following coding sequences:
- a CDS encoding formylglycine-generating enzyme family protein translates to MTKLLLILNVLFASQTLNASQAPKAMVWIKPGIFTMGSDDKDAKKDEKPAHLVRVDGFFMDETPVTNRQFKEFVDATGYITTAEKAPTLEEIMAQVPIGTKEPDPSKLIAASLVFKPSDGPVPFYSNRFWWEWKGGADWKHPTGPESSIDGKEDHPVVQVSWYDAEAYAKWAGKRLPTEAEWEFAAKGTHDKKYVWGNEEFNEKDPQANIWQGKFPYQSSKNEGYYGTTPVRKYPPNENHLYDMAGNVWQWCSDLYHHAYYEAEAKKGVSINPKGADKSLDPDEPYAEKRVHRGGSFLCHKSYCKGYRISARMKTCPDTSLNHLGFRCAKSKE, encoded by the coding sequence ATGACGAAGCTTCTTTTAATATTAAATGTTCTATTTGCCTCTCAAACCCTGAATGCTTCACAGGCTCCAAAAGCAATGGTTTGGATAAAGCCCGGCATTTTTACCATGGGATCGGATGACAAAGACGCCAAAAAAGATGAAAAGCCTGCCCACCTGGTGAGGGTAGATGGTTTTTTTATGGATGAAACCCCTGTAACTAACCGTCAATTTAAAGAATTTGTAGACGCTACAGGTTACATTACGACAGCCGAAAAAGCGCCCACACTTGAGGAAATAATGGCTCAGGTGCCTATTGGAACTAAAGAGCCCGATCCTTCAAAGCTTATTGCAGCCTCTCTTGTTTTTAAGCCAAGCGATGGGCCGGTTCCCTTTTACAGCAATCGATTTTGGTGGGAATGGAAAGGGGGCGCTGATTGGAAGCACCCGACAGGACCTGAAAGTTCAATTGACGGCAAAGAAGACCACCCTGTCGTTCAAGTTTCTTGGTATGATGCCGAAGCCTATGCCAAATGGGCCGGAAAAAGGCTTCCAACCGAAGCTGAGTGGGAATTTGCCGCTAAAGGCACCCATGATAAGAAATATGTCTGGGGGAATGAGGAATTTAATGAAAAAGATCCTCAGGCTAATATTTGGCAAGGTAAATTCCCTTACCAAAGCTCAAAAAATGAAGGCTATTATGGGACAACTCCGGTAAGAAAATACCCTCCCAATGAGAATCATCTTTATGACATGGCCGGAAACGTTTGGCAATGGTGCAGCGACCTTTACCACCATGCTTATTATGAGGCGGAAGCAAAAAAAGGGGTTTCCATCAATCCAAAAGGGGCTGATAAAAGTTTGGACCCTGATGAGCCTTACGCTGAAAAAAGAGTGCATCGAGGAGGCTCTTTTCTATGCCACAAAAGTTATTGTAAGGGATACCGTATTTCAGCCAGAATGAAAACTTGTCCCGACACAAGTTTAAATCATTTGGGATTTCGCTGCGCCAAAAGCAAAGAGTAA
- the rmuC gene encoding DNA recombination protein RmuC, translating to MPVSLLLICVLFIFCILLLYLFFKKKIDSQSHKLLWVETSFTEAKTLLKLREDEIEKIKDKLLEESKTRSRLEGLLEQQKEQQLKLKTAEEALLSEMKRGEELNSELAKVKAHLEEEKKLFSHKVQVLEDAKQQFETVFKSLSQDVLKQNSLSFLQLATAKFEKYDESLKHQQAQREQLFVNELNPFKESVGKFDSLLRDMEKTRHNVFNSLTDQIKNLSEMQLKLGAETSKLANSLKSTQIRGRWGEIQLKRVVELAGMIEYCDFEEQVVVSKESGFIRPDIVVRLPNEKSIIVDAKAPLQAYLDAHETQNEEERQHHLKAHSKQVRSHIQHLSSKAYSEEIKESCEFVVLFLPGDPFFSAALQNDPGLIEFGVERKVLLATPTTLIAILRAVAFGWRQEKLALGAKEISLLGGELFDRLCVMVGHMDTLKRGLDAAVSGFNQTVSSLNSRVVPTAKKLIEKGAASKKEMPELIEIEKVPKDLERLHSLS from the coding sequence ATGCCTGTCTCCCTTCTTTTGATCTGTGTCCTCTTTATTTTTTGCATCTTGCTTCTGTATTTATTTTTTAAAAAGAAAATTGATAGCCAAAGCCATAAGCTTTTGTGGGTTGAAACTTCCTTCACGGAAGCTAAAACTCTTTTAAAACTCAGAGAGGATGAAATTGAAAAAATTAAAGACAAACTCCTCGAGGAGAGCAAAACAAGAAGTCGTTTGGAGGGATTGCTTGAACAGCAAAAAGAGCAGCAATTAAAACTAAAGACTGCAGAAGAAGCTTTGCTATCTGAAATGAAAAGGGGAGAAGAGCTAAATTCGGAGCTTGCCAAAGTTAAAGCTCACCTTGAAGAAGAAAAAAAATTATTCTCGCATAAAGTTCAGGTCTTGGAAGATGCGAAACAGCAGTTTGAGACGGTCTTTAAATCGCTTTCGCAAGATGTTTTAAAACAAAATTCCCTATCTTTTCTACAACTTGCAACAGCTAAGTTTGAAAAGTACGATGAATCGTTAAAACATCAACAGGCTCAAAGAGAGCAACTATTTGTAAACGAGTTAAATCCCTTTAAGGAATCCGTTGGAAAATTCGACTCTTTATTAAGAGACATGGAAAAAACAAGGCATAATGTTTTTAACTCTCTTACAGACCAGATAAAGAATTTAAGTGAAATGCAACTTAAGCTTGGCGCTGAAACATCCAAATTAGCCAATTCCTTAAAATCTACCCAAATTAGGGGAAGGTGGGGGGAAATTCAACTGAAAAGGGTGGTCGAGCTTGCCGGAATGATTGAATATTGCGATTTTGAAGAGCAGGTGGTCGTTTCAAAAGAAAGCGGGTTTATAAGGCCCGACATTGTCGTTCGACTCCCTAATGAAAAATCTATTATAGTGGATGCTAAAGCTCCTTTACAAGCCTATTTGGATGCCCATGAAACTCAAAATGAGGAAGAAAGGCAGCATCACCTAAAGGCGCATTCAAAACAAGTGAGGAGCCATATCCAGCATCTTTCCTCAAAAGCTTATTCTGAAGAGATCAAAGAGTCTTGTGAATTCGTCGTCCTTTTTCTTCCGGGAGATCCATTTTTTAGTGCGGCTCTGCAAAATGACCCCGGTTTAATCGAATTCGGCGTTGAAAGAAAAGTTCTTCTTGCCACACCTACCACTTTAATCGCAATACTTCGCGCTGTGGCTTTTGGTTGGAGACAAGAAAAATTAGCCTTAGGGGCAAAAGAGATTTCACTTCTTGGAGGTGAACTTTTTGATAGGCTTTGTGTAATGGTAGGCCACATGGATACATTGAAAAGGGGGTTGGATGCAGCGGTTTCAGGTTTTAACCAGACTGTAAGCTCCCTTAACTCAAGAGTTGTTCCGACCGCAAAAAAATTAATTGAAAAAGGAGCTGCGTCCAAAAAAGAAATGCCGGAGCTTATCGAAATTGAAAAAGTGCCTAAGGATTTAGAAAGGCTTCATTCTCTTAGTTAA
- a CDS encoding YidH family protein, giving the protein MNKDFTDFETPIAYDRDRFAADRTILAWIRTSLALIGFGFSIFEFFQYLKTIDDFNGKLSAKSPHHLGVILVALGVIFLILATGEYLSFIRKLDQKAHKKFHVSTSLAASLLLSIVGLSLLVHMLITLEMY; this is encoded by the coding sequence ATGAATAAAGATTTTACGGATTTTGAAACCCCTATTGCCTATGATAGGGATCGGTTTGCAGCTGATAGGACCATTCTTGCTTGGATAAGAACTTCTCTTGCTTTAATAGGTTTTGGATTTAGCATTTTCGAATTTTTTCAATATTTAAAAACAATCGATGATTTTAATGGCAAGCTGTCAGCTAAATCCCCGCACCATTTGGGAGTTATTTTAGTAGCGCTTGGAGTTATTTTTTTAATATTGGCAACGGGAGAGTATCTTTCTTTTATCAGAAAACTTGATCAAAAAGCCCACAAGAAATTTCATGTTTCCACTTCTCTTGCAGCATCGCTTTTACTTTCGATTGTAGGACTTTCTCTTCTTGTCCATATGCTTATCACTTTAGAAATGTACTGA
- a CDS encoding branched-chain amino acid transport system II carrier protein, whose protein sequence is MKFSKSLSIIAAGLAMFSMFFGAGNVIFPLMIGFTVKEMVPFASFGLLIGAVGLPFLGLFSMILCDGDVNRYFNKLGKPFGFIVGFFTISLLGPLGASPRCIAFASSTLQASGLTLPHTLFCALACLVVGLLAMRKNKIIEVLGYFLTPILVLLLGIMMVKAVLSEGSFPASEFTEMQSFYLGLKEGYLTMDLLAALFFAPLILANLKQSQASCSLFKKAFLSSLIGGLLLALTYLGFSYAAAIHSETLSHAKPEALLSEIAFKILGDHAGIFISLLVILACLTTAIALLSVFASFVETAFPKKWKISYEKALFSGILIAGLIATLEFKGITLLLGPILDYLYPIIILLALTHVAEYFWKAKKELALDPVDGNEVEGISP, encoded by the coding sequence ATGAAATTTTCTAAAAGTCTATCCATCATTGCTGCCGGCCTTGCCATGTTTTCGATGTTTTTTGGGGCAGGGAACGTTATTTTTCCTCTTATGATCGGTTTTACAGTCAAGGAAATGGTTCCTTTTGCGTCTTTTGGACTCCTTATCGGAGCGGTCGGCTTACCTTTCTTAGGTTTATTTTCCATGATTCTTTGCGATGGAGATGTGAATCGATATTTTAACAAGCTAGGCAAACCTTTTGGATTTATAGTAGGTTTTTTCACTATTTCTCTCTTAGGGCCGCTTGGCGCATCTCCGCGATGCATAGCTTTTGCTTCTTCAACCCTTCAAGCATCGGGTTTAACCCTCCCGCACACTTTGTTTTGTGCTTTAGCATGTCTTGTTGTCGGTCTTTTAGCGATGAGAAAAAATAAAATCATTGAAGTTTTAGGTTACTTTCTAACGCCAATTCTTGTTCTTTTGCTTGGAATAATGATGGTTAAAGCGGTCCTATCAGAAGGGTCGTTTCCGGCTTCCGAATTTACAGAGATGCAGTCTTTTTATCTCGGATTGAAAGAAGGCTATCTTACAATGGACTTGCTTGCCGCTTTGTTTTTCGCCCCACTTATTCTAGCGAATCTAAAGCAAAGCCAAGCTTCTTGCAGCCTTTTTAAAAAAGCGTTTTTAAGCTCATTAATTGGAGGTTTGCTTTTAGCTTTAACCTATCTTGGTTTTTCCTATGCGGCAGCGATTCACTCCGAAACTTTAAGCCATGCAAAACCTGAGGCGCTTCTTTCTGAGATCGCATTTAAAATTCTTGGCGATCATGCAGGCATTTTTATTTCTCTTCTTGTAATTTTAGCCTGCTTAACAACCGCTATCGCCCTTCTTTCTGTATTTGCAAGTTTTGTTGAAACTGCCTTTCCTAAAAAATGGAAAATTTCTTACGAAAAAGCTTTATTTTCCGGGATTTTGATAGCCGGGCTCATAGCGACTCTTGAATTTAAAGGAATTACCCTTCTATTAGGGCCGATTCTTGATTATTTATACCCGATTATCATCTTACTTGCTCTAACGCACGTAGCCGAATATTTTTGGAAAGCTAAAAAAGAATTGGCTCTAGACCCGGTTGATGGGAATGAAGTAGAGGGTATTTCGCCTTAG
- a CDS encoding phosphatase PAP2 family protein, which yields MFVLILIFFFTSESIDLAASRFFFSLGEKGLAFPHTKWMHYLFKLTPWPAILLGIFCFILFVLSPFFKKLKMHRKTLLFLWLSFAMGPGFITHIVFKEFYGRPRPKHVIEFGGTENYRAFYDPGPTFKEKEHFRSFPCGHCTTGYYYFVFGFWLKKRHLFQLSRMVFLFSFLYGTAIGVLRMAQGGHFFSDVVAGGALMWFIAWGLYRILYEKESSYPLTQDCDLVRGS from the coding sequence TTGTTCGTTTTGATTCTCATCTTTTTTTTCACTTCCGAATCCATAGATTTAGCAGCCTCAAGATTTTTCTTTAGCCTTGGCGAAAAAGGCCTCGCTTTCCCCCACACCAAATGGATGCATTACTTATTTAAATTAACTCCCTGGCCTGCCATTTTGCTTGGCATTTTTTGCTTTATTTTATTTGTACTTTCTCCTTTTTTCAAAAAATTAAAAATGCATAGGAAAACGCTTCTTTTTCTTTGGCTTTCTTTTGCTATGGGTCCAGGCTTTATCACGCACATTGTTTTCAAGGAATTTTATGGCCGGCCTAGGCCGAAGCATGTCATTGAGTTTGGGGGAACTGAAAACTATAGAGCTTTTTATGACCCTGGCCCGACCTTTAAGGAAAAAGAACATTTCCGTTCTTTTCCATGCGGTCATTGCACTACCGGATACTACTATTTTGTATTTGGTTTTTGGTTAAAGAAAAGACATCTTTTTCAATTAAGCCGGATGGTTTTCCTTTTCTCCTTCCTCTATGGAACCGCTATTGGAGTTCTTCGCATGGCGCAAGGAGGACATTTTTTTTCAGATGTAGTCGCAGGGGGGGCTTTGATGTGGTTCATTGCTTGGGGCCTATATCGGATTCTTTATGAAAAAGAGTCTTCTTATCCTTTAACCCAGGATTGCGATCTGGTCAGAGGTTCTTAA
- a CDS encoding CDP-alcohol phosphatidyltransferase family protein codes for MKKVFLLPNFITAFGLMCGLFAIFKMNMTGIGETTTPLLTQISGILILAAILDLLDGAIARVMKAESEFGGLFDSLADAITFGLAPSVIILKTLSLRPGSEMSFFLTFAAMVFTVCGVLRLIRFNVMNKKIEQDDELLAASKKNFTGLPIPAAAGAAISCNLLLSSISDGMEEGFPLGLRSWILFFVLLFLGYVMISRWRFPSLKTLHFRVSSFKVVIFTVFAAVLVFFGIQHNFPLLFFGVIWLYLLGSLILSIIRLIAGRRTKALEDFERAPEDEELGE; via the coding sequence GTGAAAAAGGTCTTTCTTTTACCCAATTTTATTACAGCTTTTGGTCTGATGTGCGGACTTTTTGCTATTTTCAAAATGAATATGACTGGAATTGGCGAGACGACTACCCCCTTGCTAACACAAATTTCAGGAATTCTTATTTTGGCAGCCATTTTGGACCTTTTAGATGGCGCTATAGCTCGTGTCATGAAAGCTGAAAGTGAATTTGGAGGGCTTTTTGACTCCTTAGCCGATGCCATCACTTTTGGCCTTGCCCCTTCTGTCATTATCTTGAAGACCCTATCCTTAAGGCCCGGAAGCGAGATGTCTTTTTTCTTAACTTTTGCTGCGATGGTATTTACTGTATGCGGTGTTTTAAGACTGATTCGCTTTAACGTCATGAATAAAAAAATAGAGCAGGATGACGAGCTGCTTGCCGCTAGCAAAAAAAATTTCACAGGGTTGCCTATTCCGGCAGCCGCCGGCGCTGCAATTTCTTGTAATCTCTTACTCTCTTCTATAAGCGATGGGATGGAGGAAGGTTTTCCTTTAGGCCTGCGTTCCTGGATCCTTTTCTTTGTCCTGCTTTTCTTAGGATACGTAATGATTAGCCGATGGCGTTTCCCAAGCTTGAAAACTCTTCATTTTAGAGTTTCTTCTTTTAAAGTGGTTATCTTTACGGTTTTTGCGGCTGTTTTGGTTTTTTTCGGGATCCAGCATAACTTTCCGCTTCTATTTTTTGGAGTTATTTGGCTTTATCTTTTGGGGTCTTTAATCTTATCGATTATTCGATTGATTGCAGGAAGAAGAACAAAAGCTCTTGAAGATTTTGAAAGAGCCCCGGAAGATGAGGAACTAGGGGAATAA
- the yidD gene encoding membrane protein insertion efficiency factor YidD — protein sequence MNRFALLILTVLPLLLRADPWGKDADLVNKKLKKEKTTCNTLLLGSFAETAIAFHQNVISPADGPRSHFYPSSSQYTLDAMRKYGFFEGFLMGCDRLMRENEDPWVYRTITLPDGCKIKYNPVP from the coding sequence ATGAATCGATTTGCTCTTTTAATTTTAACGGTCCTCCCCCTACTACTCAGGGCAGACCCTTGGGGTAAGGATGCCGATCTTGTCAATAAGAAGCTAAAAAAAGAAAAAACGACTTGCAATACTTTATTATTAGGCTCTTTTGCAGAAACAGCCATTGCCTTTCATCAAAATGTCATCTCCCCGGCTGACGGTCCAAGAAGCCATTTCTACCCATCAAGCTCTCAGTATACTTTAGATGCCATGAGAAAATACGGCTTTTTTGAAGGCTTTCTCATGGGGTGTGACCGCTTAATGCGGGAAAATGAAGACCCTTGGGTCTATAGAACCATCACTCTCCCTGATGGCTGCAAGATAAAGTACAATCCTGTTCCTTAA
- the budA gene encoding acetolactate decarboxylase produces the protein MQYSGIEAFDLKDYDGSLRISNLSHYGDFGLGSFNALDGELIYFDGNAYHATSDGRLKPADSESLLSCAYFTKFDSKTSVQLEDLRLSFLFQKIKNSFSHPGQIFSALRINGFFNMIRLRSVPPQKKPYPAIEEVVKEQALYIYKNVSATVIGFYFPTYFNGLTYSGFHLHFITNDLKHGGHVLDFELNQGEVFLSPLENYLYLLPDYALNLKEQDCTLSCSHQGE, from the coding sequence ATACAATATTCGGGGATAGAAGCTTTTGATTTAAAAGATTATGATGGTTCACTTCGCATCTCAAATCTATCCCATTATGGAGACTTTGGTTTAGGCAGCTTTAATGCTCTTGATGGAGAATTAATCTATTTTGATGGAAACGCCTACCATGCCACCTCCGATGGACGTTTAAAGCCTGCCGATTCTGAATCACTTCTTTCATGCGCTTATTTCACAAAATTTGATTCAAAGACTTCAGTTCAGTTGGAAGACTTAAGACTTTCATTTTTGTTTCAGAAGATTAAAAATAGCTTTTCCCACCCGGGCCAAATTTTTTCCGCACTTCGTATAAATGGTTTTTTTAACATGATTCGGTTGAGAAGTGTGCCTCCTCAAAAAAAACCTTATCCTGCCATAGAGGAAGTTGTTAAAGAACAGGCTCTTTACATTTACAAAAATGTTTCAGCAACTGTGATTGGTTTTTATTTTCCGACCTATTTCAATGGACTTACTTATTCCGGTTTCCACTTGCATTTTATAACAAATGATTTAAAGCATGGCGGGCATGTTTTAGATTTTGAATTAAATCAGGGAGAGGTCTTTTTAAGCCCTCTTGAAAATTATCTTTATCTTTTACCGGATTATGCTCTGAACCTTAAGGAACAGGATTGTACTTTATCTTGCAGCCATCAGGGAGAGTGA